From Pseudomonas sp. AN-1:
CACGTAATCCTGTGCGATAGCGCGAGTACAAAACCGAATGAATACAGGCTCAGGGAGTATTGCGCCGTTAGCAACCGCTGTTGCTCGTGCGACAGTCTCACGATACGCCTGAACCGCCTGCTGGATGTCAGTCTGCTGAAGCATCGAAGTGACTCTAAGGTTTGGTTAAGGGGCGGGCTTTAGCCCGTTCCAGTTAGCGAAGCGAGCGATTTGAACCACTAGTTAGGGTTGCCGCTATGTGCGTTAAGCAGAGAGTGCTCTTTTAACTCTGCCTCAATGAACGCCGATATCATAGCGCGATAGACGCTTTCTACTACCACAGGGTTCGCACCTTGCTCTTGTGCAAGCGCTGTAACTTTTGCAATAACTTGCTCGACTCGATTGGGTGCTTTTACTTCGTCTGTTGTTTTTTTGAATGATGCTGCTTGAGTGACAAAGTTGCCGCGCTTAGCGAGTAGCGTAACGATTTCACGATCAATTCTATCGACATTTTCACGGACTTCATTTAGTGAGTTGCATCTGACTTCCATGTGCGTGGTACTCCGTTATTTGTTTTGACCCTAACATTGAAGCTGAGTCGCGAGCGGCGGCTTGCCGACGCGAGTCGGCTCGAGTGCTGTAATGGACTCTCCCTGCACCACACTTACCCGCACCAGCGGTGTCGAGAATGGCGTTCGGAGGGTTCCAGCGATGTACAAGCAGATTGCAGTGGATTTGGCCAAGTCCGTTTACCAGGTTGCCGAGAGCGTCCGTGCCGGGCAGGTGAGTCAGCGCAAGCGGCTGAATCGCGAGGCGTTTCGCCGATATATACAGGAGCAGGCCGAGCCGGTCGAGTGGCTGATGG
This genomic window contains:
- a CDS encoding chorismate mutase; this encodes MEVRCNSLNEVRENVDRIDREIVTLLAKRGNFVTQAASFKKTTDEVKAPNRVEQVIAKVTALAQEQGANPVVVESVYRAMISAFIEAELKEHSLLNAHSGNPN